A stretch of the Poseidonibacter parvus genome encodes the following:
- a CDS encoding S24 family peptidase, whose amino-acid sequence MISSDFNAVMNKIRIHIEQTQDNKDKKVYDADIAKALDISKEHYCRSKKESKIPLQAIINFCAKENIVINYILFDQMPDSLNQITDKIINIKYFKNINTSAGGGAINEKENFEYLGLDKDVVEQLGGKEAIKNIEALNVTGESMEPLIKDGSIIFIDKSKTIPSFRNNDIYVVNTQNGVVVKKVIFLPKYNKLQLLSCNPLFLPELHDCDDVEVLGKVVGTSE is encoded by the coding sequence ATGATAAGTAGCGATTTTAATGCTGTAATGAATAAAATTAGAATACATATAGAACAAACGCAAGATAATAAAGATAAAAAAGTTTATGATGCAGATATAGCAAAAGCTTTAGATATCTCAAAAGAACACTATTGTAGATCTAAGAAAGAAAGTAAAATACCTTTACAAGCTATTATAAATTTTTGTGCAAAAGAGAATATTGTAATTAACTATATATTATTTGATCAAATGCCTGATTCTCTAAATCAAATTACAGATAAGATTATTAATATTAAATATTTTAAAAATATAAATACTAGTGCAGGTGGGGGCGCTATTAATGAGAAAGAAAACTTTGAGTACTTAGGCTTAGATAAAGATGTTGTAGAGCAACTAGGTGGTAAAGAAGCTATTAAAAACATTGAAGCTTTAAATGTAACAGGTGAATCAATGGAACCTTTAATAAAAGATGGTTCAATTATATTTATAGATAAATCTAAAACAATTCCTTCATTTCGAAATAACGATATCTATGTAGTTAATACACAAAATGGAGTAGTAGTTAAAAAAGTAATTTTTTTGCCAAAATATAATAAGCTTCAATTGCTATCGTGTAATCCCTTATTCTTACCAGAACTTCATGATTGTGATGATGTTGAAGTACTTGGAAAAGTTGTAGGAACAAGTGAGTGA
- a CDS encoding type I restriction-modification system subunit M: MGEEQKKALEQQLWNIANELRGKMDADEFRDYILGFIFYKYLSEKIEDFANELLEEDKIEYTTIDESTEDGKELLEGIKEDCIEQLGYFLKPNDLFKAMAKKGNLDKDNFILEELTQVLRHIEQSTMGHESEDDFEHLFEDLDLTSTKLGKTEEQKNTLISKVLAHLNKIDFQLKNHDRDVLGDAYEYLIAQFASGAGKKAGEFYTPQEVSKILAKIVTNKKSRLKSVYDPTCGSGSLLLRVAKEVEDVSNFYGQELNRTTYNLARMNMIMHDVHYRKFDIKQEDTLENPQHTENRFEAIVANPPFSAQWSANPLHMTDDRFSQYGKLAPKSKADFAFVQHMIYHLDDNGTMAIVLPHGVLFRGAAEGHIRKYLIEDRNYLDAVIGLPSNIFYGTSIPTCILVFKKCREDSENVLFIDASNHFEKAKNQNYLRAQDIEKIVSTYRNRIVEDKYSYLASINEVKENDYNLNIPRYVDTFEEEEVIDLDKVSSELKALEIDMKSTDETIASFCRELNISTPF, translated from the coding sequence ATGGGTGAAGAACAAAAAAAAGCGTTAGAACAACAACTATGGAATATAGCAAATGAACTTAGAGGTAAGATGGATGCTGATGAGTTTAGAGATTATATTTTAGGATTCATATTTTATAAATACCTATCTGAAAAAATTGAAGATTTTGCAAATGAATTATTAGAAGAAGATAAAATTGAATATACAACAATTGATGAATCAACAGAAGATGGAAAAGAACTTCTTGAAGGAATCAAAGAAGATTGTATAGAACAACTTGGATATTTTTTAAAACCGAATGACTTATTTAAAGCAATGGCTAAAAAAGGTAATTTAGATAAAGACAATTTCATATTAGAAGAATTAACACAAGTTCTTAGACATATAGAACAATCTACTATGGGTCATGAAAGTGAAGATGACTTTGAACACTTATTTGAAGACTTAGATTTAACTTCTACAAAACTTGGAAAAACAGAAGAACAAAAAAATACACTTATCTCAAAAGTATTAGCACACTTAAATAAAATTGATTTCCAATTAAAAAACCATGATAGAGATGTATTAGGTGATGCTTATGAGTATTTAATCGCTCAATTTGCTAGTGGAGCAGGAAAGAAAGCAGGAGAGTTCTATACACCTCAAGAAGTTTCTAAAATCCTTGCTAAAATTGTAACAAATAAAAAAAGTAGACTAAAATCTGTATATGACCCAACATGTGGTTCTGGATCACTACTTCTAAGAGTTGCAAAAGAAGTTGAAGATGTATCAAACTTCTATGGACAAGAATTAAATAGAACTACTTATAACTTAGCAAGAATGAATATGATTATGCATGATGTGCATTATAGAAAGTTTGATATTAAACAAGAAGATACTCTTGAAAATCCTCAACATACAGAAAATAGATTTGAAGCAATAGTAGCTAATCCTCCTTTTTCAGCTCAATGGTCAGCAAATCCATTACACATGACTGATGATAGATTTTCTCAATATGGAAAACTTGCACCTAAATCAAAAGCAGACTTTGCATTTGTTCAACATATGATTTATCATCTTGATGATAATGGAACAATGGCTATTGTATTACCTCATGGTGTATTATTTAGAGGAGCAGCAGAAGGACATATTAGAAAATATTTAATAGAAGATAGAAACTATTTAGATGCAGTTATTGGACTTCCTTCAAATATATTTTATGGTACTTCTATTCCTACTTGTATTTTAGTATTTAAAAAGTGTAGAGAAGATAGTGAAAATGTATTATTTATAGATGCCTCAAACCATTTTGAAAAAGCTAAGAATCAAAACTATCTAAGAGCACAAGATATTGAAAAAATTGTATCTACTTATAGAAATAGAATCGTTGAAGATAAGTATTCTTATTTAGCTTCGATAAATGAAGTGAAAGAAAATGACTATAACTTAAACATTCCAAGATATGTAGATACCTTTGAAGAGGAAGAAGTAATTGATTTAGACAAAGTTTCAAGTGAATTAAAAGCTCTTGAAATTGATATGAAATCAACAGATGAAACTATTGCATCATTTTGTAGAGAACTTAATATCTCTACACCATTTTAG